Proteins from a single region of Campylobacter sp. RM16704:
- the ruvX gene encoding Holliday junction resolvase RuvX has translation MKTLALDIGLKRIGLALCINKTIAMPLDAVIRKNRNQAANEIRKYIKEYDINTLVVGIPIGGSGEDEMCKRIKHFVSLLEFDKEIFFVDESFSSKKAQEFKIANLKKKDGKLDSLAAYLILKDFYGLI, from the coding sequence GTGAAAACTTTAGCTTTAGATATTGGTTTAAAACGTATAGGATTAGCTTTGTGTATAAATAAAACTATAGCTATGCCACTTGATGCTGTTATAAGAAAAAATCGTAATCAAGCTGCAAATGAGATCAGAAAGTACATTAAAGAATATGATATAAATACTTTGGTTGTAGGGATTCCTATAGGTGGATCAGGTGAAGATGAAATGTGTAAAAGAATTAAACATTTTGTTTCTTTACTTGAGTTTGACAAAGAAATATTTTTTGTAGATGAAAGTTTTAGTTCTAAAAAAGCACAAGAATTTAAAATTGCAAATCTAAAGAAAAAAGATGGAAAACTTGATTCTTTAGCTGCGTATTTAATTTTAAAGGATTTTTATGGCCTTATTTGA
- a CDS encoding DNA-processing protein DprA, with the protein MKFIENIDGFEGLLDPPSRIYYKGNLELLSTRKVAIIGSRKMSIYTKNCIVELVSLLKKNNVCVVSGGALGVDIQAAKIAYPQTIAVFANGLDEIYPKANTNDILNIYRNALALSENEPNYKAKPYDFLLRNRLIIALSEVVIIAQADLKSGSMQSARLALGMNKPIYVLPHRKNESEGTNLLLATKKANLIHNFEDFVSMFGTIHQDQKQDDLLNFLKYEDNLEKVLQKFGDRVYEYELEGLVEIFGVKIRACL; encoded by the coding sequence CCTTCTAGGATTTATTATAAAGGCAATCTAGAGCTTTTAAGTACTAGAAAAGTTGCTATTATAGGCTCTAGAAAAATGAGCATTTATACTAAAAATTGTATTGTAGAACTAGTATCTTTATTAAAAAAAAATAATGTTTGTGTAGTAAGTGGTGGAGCTTTAGGGGTAGATATTCAGGCAGCAAAAATTGCCTATCCACAAACCATAGCTGTTTTTGCTAATGGACTTGATGAGATTTATCCAAAAGCTAACACTAATGATATTTTAAATATTTATAGAAATGCTTTAGCATTAAGTGAGAATGAGCCAAATTATAAAGCAAAACCTTATGATTTTTTACTAAGAAATAGACTTATTATAGCTTTAAGCGAAGTTGTTATAATAGCACAAGCGGATTTAAAAAGTGGATCTATGCAAAGTGCAAGACTTGCATTAGGTATGAATAAACCTATCTATGTTTTACCTCATAGAAAAAATGAAAGCGAAGGGACAAATTTGCTTTTAGCTACAAAAAAAGCAAATTTAATTCATAATTTTGAAGATTTTGTAAGTATGTTTGGAACAATTCATCAAGATCAAAAACAAGATGATTTATTAAATTTTTTAAAATACGAAGACAATCTAGAAAAGGTTTTACAAAAATTTGGTGATAGGGTTTATGAGTATGAGCTTGAAGGTTTAGTAGAAATTTTTGGGGTAAAAATAAGGGCTTGTTTGTGA